A stretch of the Prochlorococcus marinus str. MIT 0918 genome encodes the following:
- the ndk gene encoding nucleoside-diphosphate kinase has translation MSAERTFLAIKPDGVQRGLVGEILGRFERKGFKLVALKQLIPSRELAEQHYGVHKERPFFRGLVDFITSGPVVAMVWEGEGVIASARKLIGSTKPLEAEPGTIRGDLAVNIGRNVIHGSDGHETASFEIGLWFDIAELNDWSLSDNAWRIE, from the coding sequence ATGAGTGCTGAAAGAACTTTCCTTGCGATCAAGCCTGATGGTGTCCAAAGAGGTTTGGTTGGTGAGATTTTGGGGAGATTTGAACGTAAGGGGTTTAAGTTAGTTGCCCTTAAGCAGTTAATACCAAGTAGAGAATTGGCTGAACAACATTATGGCGTACATAAGGAAAGACCTTTCTTTCGAGGTTTGGTTGATTTCATAACCAGTGGTCCTGTTGTTGCAATGGTATGGGAAGGCGAAGGTGTTATTGCAAGTGCAAGGAAGTTAATAGGATCAACAAAGCCTCTTGAGGCAGAACCAGGGACGATTAGAGGGGATTTGGCTGTCAATATTGGCCGTAATGTAATCCATGGATCTGATGGCCATGAAACAGCTTCATTCGAGATTGGTTTATGGTTTGACATTGCTGAATTAAACGATTGGTCTCTTTCAGATAATGCTTGGCGAATAGAATAA
- the thiO gene encoding glycine oxidase ThiO: MAQTSSNPLLILGGGLIGLSLAHSLARKGHSVEVLSRRRNEAAGFVAAGMLAPHAEGLKGTLLKLGQASLTKIPNWVKTIEEDSGISCGLRECGVIVPFINNQDRDLYPTADLGQKLNQNELQKKIPGIASQWQAGLLFKQDGQIDNRRRLMRALEKACVELGVHFQEGIEVLNIIKQKDVFEGVNIQTAEGKTKRIVSHQAILCCGAWSNYLLNELPIYPVKGQMFSIQGPKDSLKSILFGPGIYLVPREDGLIVVGATSEKSAGFNEGLTPKGQSDLQAGLNSLLPMASQWPHMERWWGFRPCTPDESPILGGSSIKGLWLATGHHRNGVLLAAITSDLLAKEINQEVLTKQESNFLKVFNWQRFTL; encoded by the coding sequence ATGGCTCAAACAAGCTCTAATCCCTTACTAATCCTTGGCGGAGGTTTAATTGGTTTATCATTAGCTCATTCACTAGCCAGAAAAGGTCACTCTGTAGAAGTATTAAGTAGAAGAAGAAATGAAGCTGCTGGCTTTGTAGCAGCAGGAATGCTTGCTCCACATGCAGAAGGACTCAAAGGAACTCTTCTCAAACTTGGTCAAGCTAGTCTTACCAAAATTCCTAATTGGGTGAAAACCATAGAAGAAGATAGTGGCATTTCATGTGGTTTAAGAGAATGTGGAGTAATTGTTCCTTTTATCAATAATCAAGATCGAGATTTATATCCAACAGCTGATCTAGGACAAAAACTAAACCAAAATGAATTACAAAAAAAAATCCCAGGAATAGCATCTCAATGGCAAGCAGGATTACTTTTCAAACAAGATGGACAAATAGATAACCGAAGAAGATTAATGCGAGCTTTAGAAAAAGCATGTGTTGAGTTAGGAGTCCACTTTCAAGAAGGCATTGAGGTTTTGAATATTATTAAGCAAAAAGATGTTTTTGAAGGTGTGAATATTCAAACAGCAGAAGGTAAAACAAAAAGAATCGTTTCCCATCAAGCAATTTTATGTTGTGGGGCTTGGAGTAATTATCTATTGAATGAACTACCTATTTATCCAGTCAAAGGTCAAATGTTTTCAATTCAAGGTCCTAAAGATTCTCTTAAAAGCATTCTATTTGGACCAGGCATTTATTTAGTTCCAAGAGAAGATGGACTCATAGTGGTTGGCGCAACAAGTGAAAAAAGTGCGGGTTTTAATGAAGGGTTAACACCTAAAGGACAATCAGACTTGCAAGCAGGGTTAAATTCATTACTCCCTATGGCAAGTCAATGGCCACATATGGAGCGATGGTGGGGGTTTAGGCCTTGTACTCCTGACGAATCGCCAATCCTTGGTGGTTCTTCAATAAAAGGACTCTGGCTAGCAACAGGTCATCACCGAAACGGAGTGTTATTAGCTGCTATTACAAGTGATTTATTAGCAAAAGAAATTAACCAAGAAGTTTTGACAAAACAAGAAAGTAATTTTCTGAAAGTCTTTAACTGGCAACGTTTTACTCTCTAA
- the argJ gene encoding bifunctional glutamate N-acetyltransferase/amino-acid acetyltransferase ArgJ: MSLFQSSKWSLIPGGGGITAPSGYKAAGIKAGLKSSEKLDLALILAPPDALCAGAFTKSLVRAKCIDVCIERLSQENGKVRAILINSGQANACTGSRGLEDSLIATKGVADRLGVSVNEVLICSTGVIGQPIPINNLLNGLDPLVNALNKTGGADAAKAILTTDLSTKEIAIEAFLGGKCVRIGGMAKGSGMIHPDMATMLGFLTCDIAIPKVDWDSMIKRVVDDSFNLITVDGDTSTNDSVLAFSGGAPLDKQYFEEIEIGLKLVSTYLAKSIVRDGEGANCVIEVKVEGAKNKFDAGLIARTICSSSLVKTAVHGCDPNWGRIIAAAGRSGVPFQLDNTSLWIGPFQLMGMGLPLEFNSVLIRNYMRTKIKGKNVKLEDKTVPIKLVIGEGSQQAIAWGCDLSDEYIRINADYTT; this comes from the coding sequence TTGAGTCTTTTTCAATCATCTAAATGGTCTTTGATACCTGGGGGTGGCGGAATAACAGCGCCTTCTGGTTATAAGGCTGCTGGTATTAAGGCAGGACTTAAATCTTCTGAGAAGTTGGATTTGGCTTTAATACTTGCACCTCCAGATGCTTTATGTGCAGGTGCTTTTACAAAATCATTAGTCCGAGCAAAATGTATTGATGTTTGTATAGAACGTTTATCTCAGGAGAATGGCAAAGTTAGAGCAATTCTTATTAATTCAGGTCAGGCAAATGCTTGTACAGGAAGTCGAGGATTAGAAGATAGCTTAATTGCTACAAAGGGTGTTGCAGACAGATTAGGGGTTTCTGTAAATGAGGTGTTGATTTGTTCCACAGGAGTTATAGGGCAACCAATTCCTATCAATAATCTTTTGAATGGTTTAGACCCTCTTGTTAATGCTTTAAATAAAACAGGTGGTGCAGATGCTGCAAAGGCAATTTTAACTACTGATTTATCAACTAAAGAGATTGCTATTGAAGCTTTTCTTGGGGGTAAATGTGTGCGTATTGGAGGCATGGCAAAAGGCTCAGGTATGATTCACCCTGACATGGCAACAATGCTTGGTTTTTTGACATGTGATATTGCAATTCCAAAAGTTGATTGGGATTCCATGATTAAGCGAGTAGTCGATGATTCATTTAATTTAATTACTGTCGATGGCGATACAAGTACAAATGATTCTGTTTTGGCTTTTTCAGGAGGTGCACCTCTTGATAAACAATATTTTGAAGAAATCGAAATAGGTTTGAAACTAGTATCTACTTACCTTGCTAAGTCAATTGTAAGAGATGGTGAGGGTGCAAATTGTGTAATTGAAGTAAAGGTTGAAGGAGCAAAAAACAAGTTTGATGCTGGCCTTATTGCTCGTACGATATGTAGTTCTTCCTTAGTAAAAACAGCAGTTCATGGGTGTGATCCAAATTGGGGACGTATAATTGCAGCAGCAGGAAGATCAGGGGTTCCTTTTCAACTTGACAATACTTCTCTTTGGATAGGACCTTTTCAATTAATGGGTATGGGATTACCTTTGGAATTTAACTCAGTTCTTATTAGGAATTATATGAGAACTAAAATAAAAGGAAAAAATGTTAAATTAGAGGACAAAACTGTGCCTATTAAATTAGTAATAGGAGAAGGTAGTCAGCAAGCAATTGCTTGGGGATGTGATTTGTCAGATGAGTATATTCGTATTAATGCCGACTATACTACGTAA
- the speA gene encoding biosynthetic arginine decarboxylase, producing MTKSKIKHEEKAWSVQNSISLYGIDRWGERYFSINHSGNIDVSPHGKEGIKLDLKVFLDELKGRNLKPPLLIRFDDILEDRMRHLHQAFENAINNYGYDNKYKGVFPIKCNQQRHVVEEIVSIGQKWHFGLEAGSKAELLIALSLINDPEAFLICNGYKDMQYIETAILARKLGRQPVVVIEQSDEVERIIKSSKKLGAAPLIGIRAKLSSQSSGRWGDSIGEKAKFGLSIPEILRAVKQLKSAGLLEELSLLHFHIGSQINDIGVLKNALQEASQIYVELHRLGAPMGQLDVGGGLGVDYDGSRTATPASTNYSLQNYANDVVATIQECCHSNKIKVPTLISESGRALCSHFSILIFNILGTSSVEEEIPTKTNNECLSVKNLRTTLKGIEDYSKNNSIETSKLQESWNDAVKFKEDALAAFRLGFIDLTERAIAEQLTKSCAKKLANLLTNHPIIPEEVQVLNAELSETYYANISIFRSAPDTWAINQLFPIMPIHRLDEKPSQLGHFADLTCDSDGKLAQFIHNGKVKPLLELHTLHPNDDYLIGMFLSGAYQEVMGNLHNLFGSINAVNIRLINNGKYKLDHVVRGNTKSDVLLAMEHDSEQLLERLRMASEIGIQKGNLKIKDAQNLIEHIETSLRKSTYLQE from the coding sequence TTGACTAAATCCAAAATTAAACATGAAGAAAAAGCATGGTCTGTTCAAAACAGCATCTCCTTGTATGGAATAGATCGCTGGGGAGAACGCTACTTCTCTATCAACCACTCTGGAAATATTGACGTCAGTCCTCATGGCAAAGAAGGCATCAAACTGGACCTAAAAGTTTTTTTAGATGAATTAAAAGGTCGCAATTTAAAACCTCCATTATTAATCCGTTTTGACGATATTCTTGAAGACAGAATGAGACACCTACATCAAGCATTTGAAAATGCCATTAATAACTATGGCTATGACAACAAATATAAAGGCGTATTCCCGATTAAATGTAATCAACAACGTCATGTTGTAGAAGAGATAGTATCCATTGGACAAAAATGGCACTTTGGTTTGGAAGCAGGGAGTAAAGCTGAACTTCTTATTGCTTTATCTCTTATTAATGACCCAGAAGCATTTCTTATTTGTAATGGCTATAAAGACATGCAATATATCGAAACGGCTATTCTTGCACGTAAACTAGGTAGGCAACCAGTCGTCGTTATTGAGCAATCAGATGAAGTAGAACGTATTATTAAATCAAGCAAAAAACTAGGGGCAGCTCCTCTTATTGGTATTAGAGCCAAACTGTCAAGTCAAAGTAGTGGTCGGTGGGGAGATTCAATAGGGGAAAAAGCAAAATTTGGATTATCAATACCAGAAATCTTGCGAGCAGTCAAACAATTAAAATCTGCAGGGCTCCTAGAAGAATTATCTCTTCTCCATTTTCATATAGGAAGTCAAATAAATGATATAGGTGTATTAAAAAATGCTTTACAGGAAGCAAGTCAAATTTATGTGGAATTACATCGACTAGGTGCTCCTATGGGGCAACTAGACGTAGGAGGAGGTTTAGGAGTCGACTATGATGGAAGTCGTACTGCTACGCCTGCTTCAACTAATTACTCATTACAAAATTATGCAAATGACGTTGTCGCAACTATTCAAGAATGCTGTCACAGCAACAAAATTAAAGTTCCTACATTAATTAGTGAAAGTGGACGTGCTCTGTGTAGCCATTTTTCAATCCTTATCTTTAATATTTTAGGAACCAGTTCTGTAGAAGAAGAAATTCCAACTAAAACAAATAATGAATGCTTGTCTGTTAAAAATCTCAGAACAACACTAAAAGGTATCGAAGACTATAGTAAAAATAATTCAATAGAAACATCAAAACTTCAAGAATCATGGAATGATGCAGTTAAATTCAAAGAAGATGCTCTGGCTGCTTTTCGACTTGGCTTCATAGATCTGACAGAACGTGCTATAGCTGAACAACTCACAAAATCATGCGCAAAAAAACTTGCAAATCTATTAACTAATCATCCGATAATACCTGAAGAAGTACAAGTACTCAATGCAGAACTATCTGAAACTTATTACGCCAACATTTCTATCTTTCGTTCTGCTCCAGATACATGGGCTATCAATCAACTATTTCCAATTATGCCTATTCACCGTCTTGATGAAAAGCCCAGTCAGTTAGGACATTTTGCTGATCTTACATGCGACTCAGATGGTAAACTCGCACAATTTATTCACAATGGAAAGGTTAAACCATTACTTGAATTACATACTTTACACCCAAATGACGATTACTTAATAGGCATGTTCCTTAGTGGAGCTTATCAAGAAGTAATGGGCAACCTCCACAATTTATTTGGAAGTATAAATGCAGTCAATATACGTCTCATTAATAATGGAAAATATAAACTTGACCATGTAGTTCGAGGAAATACTAAAAGCGATGTGCTACTTGCAATGGAGCATGACTCTGAACAATTACTAGAGAGATTAAGAATGGCTAGTGAAATAGGTATTCAAAAAGGAAACCTAAAAATAAAAGATGCTCAAAATCTAATAGAGCATATAGAAACTAGTCTCAGAAAAAGTACTTACCTCCAAGAATAG
- the alaS gene encoding alanine--tRNA ligase produces MAVERVSSNYQMKSLTGEEIRAAFLNFYEKRAHKVLPSASLVPDDPTVLLTIAGMLPFKPVFLGHVDRPSKRATTSQKCIRTNDIDNVGKTARHHTFFEMLGNFSFGDYFKKEAIQWAWELSTQVFGLDPKNLVVSVFREDTEAEEIWRDEVGVDPSRIIRMDESDNFWSSGPTGPCGPCSELYYDFHPELGDLNIDLEDDNRFIEFYNLVFMQYNRNADGGLTPLANCNIDTGMGLERMAQILQGVPNNYETDLIFPLLEKVASLIEVDYQALEEKKKISLKIIGDHTRACVQLISDGVSASNLGRGYVLRRLLRRVVRHGRLLGINKPFLIDIAEVAIELVKASYPQVLERQEYILKELQREEVRFLETLERGEKLLNDLLASKPKQISGEQAFELYDTYGFPVELTEEIADEHSLKVDLKGFQNAMNQQRQRAKDAVNTIDLTLQDAIEKVVDEIGETSFCGYNKLDQQGKIKAIVVNGVSASKCNVGDKIDLVLDATPFYGEGGGQIGDAGIITGITSDSLDTIVEVDNVRRIKGAFVHSGVVQSGKLHLGDVVEAKVNRFNRKCAQSNHTATHLLQAALKQIVDSEISQAGSLVGVNRLRFDFHASEPVSSTQLEQVENLINSWITEAHSLIVSEMKIDEAKSAGAVAMFGEKYGETVRVVDVPGVSMELCGGTHVANTAEIGVFKIISESGIASGIRRIEAIAGQGVLNYLNERESVVKRLTSLFKAQSNEVVDRVIALQTEVKALNKLLIKAQNDVIASRALTLVDQVISIRNSQYLIKRLDGMKGDSLQSMATRLLDHLGSQSAILLGGTPDPKDSKKVILVAAFGKDLIEKGLHAGKFLAPIAKLCGGGGGGRPDLAQAGGRDAKTLDSALEFANKKLIELLS; encoded by the coding sequence ATGGCGGTTGAACGAGTGTCGTCAAATTATCAAATGAAATCTCTTACAGGAGAAGAGATAAGAGCAGCATTTTTAAATTTTTATGAGAAGCGTGCGCATAAAGTTTTGCCTAGTGCTTCTTTAGTTCCTGATGACCCCACAGTTTTGCTAACCATCGCTGGGATGCTTCCTTTCAAACCTGTTTTTCTTGGCCATGTAGATAGACCATCGAAGAGAGCAACTACTAGTCAAAAATGTATTAGAACAAATGACATAGATAATGTTGGCAAAACAGCAAGGCATCATACTTTTTTTGAGATGTTAGGAAACTTCTCCTTTGGTGATTATTTTAAAAAGGAAGCAATCCAATGGGCTTGGGAGCTCAGTACTCAAGTTTTTGGCTTAGACCCAAAAAATTTAGTGGTTAGTGTATTTCGTGAAGATACTGAAGCCGAAGAGATATGGAGGGATGAAGTTGGGGTAGACCCTAGCCGTATTATTCGAATGGATGAGTCAGATAATTTTTGGTCCTCAGGCCCAACTGGTCCGTGTGGACCATGTTCTGAACTTTATTATGATTTTCACCCTGAACTTGGTGATCTGAACATTGATTTGGAAGATGATAATCGATTTATAGAATTCTATAATTTGGTTTTCATGCAATACAACCGTAATGCAGATGGAGGTTTAACACCTTTAGCTAATTGCAATATTGACACAGGTATGGGACTGGAGAGAATGGCGCAAATATTACAGGGTGTTCCTAACAATTATGAAACAGATCTCATATTCCCTCTTTTGGAAAAAGTTGCCTCATTGATTGAGGTGGATTATCAGGCGTTGGAAGAAAAAAAGAAAATATCTCTGAAGATTATAGGGGACCATACTCGAGCATGTGTTCAATTGATCAGTGATGGTGTTTCTGCTAGTAATTTGGGTCGAGGCTATGTATTAAGAAGACTATTAAGACGTGTTGTGAGGCATGGCCGCTTGCTTGGAATTAACAAGCCTTTTTTGATTGACATTGCTGAAGTAGCCATTGAACTTGTAAAGGCTTCCTACCCTCAAGTTCTTGAAAGGCAAGAATATATTTTAAAAGAGCTTCAAAGAGAAGAAGTTCGCTTTCTTGAGACCCTAGAAAGAGGAGAGAAATTATTAAATGATTTGTTGGCTTCTAAACCAAAACAAATATCCGGGGAGCAGGCATTTGAGTTATATGATACATATGGCTTTCCTGTTGAATTAACTGAAGAGATTGCAGATGAACACTCGTTAAAAGTTGATTTGAAGGGTTTTCAAAATGCTATGAATCAACAGCGTCAAAGAGCTAAAGATGCTGTTAATACTATTGATTTAACGCTGCAGGATGCTATTGAGAAAGTGGTTGATGAAATAGGTGAAACAAGCTTTTGTGGATATAATAAATTAGATCAACAAGGTAAGATTAAAGCGATAGTTGTAAATGGAGTGTCTGCAAGTAAATGTAATGTTGGGGATAAAATTGATTTGGTTCTTGATGCTACTCCTTTTTATGGAGAAGGTGGTGGCCAAATAGGAGATGCAGGAATTATTACAGGCATAACATCAGATAGTTTAGATACTATTGTCGAAGTCGATAATGTACGTCGAATAAAAGGAGCTTTTGTTCATTCAGGAGTTGTTCAGTCTGGAAAATTACATTTAGGCGATGTTGTGGAAGCCAAGGTTAACAGGTTTAACCGCAAGTGTGCCCAATCAAACCATACTGCTACACATTTATTACAGGCTGCTTTAAAGCAGATTGTTGATTCAGAAATTAGTCAAGCAGGATCTTTAGTAGGTGTAAATAGATTACGCTTTGATTTTCATGCATCTGAACCGGTTTCATCTACTCAATTAGAGCAAGTAGAAAATTTAATTAATTCTTGGATCACAGAGGCCCATTCATTGATAGTTAGTGAAATGAAGATAGATGAAGCAAAGTCTGCTGGTGCAGTTGCGATGTTTGGAGAAAAATACGGAGAAACAGTACGAGTTGTTGATGTTCCAGGAGTCTCAATGGAACTCTGTGGCGGTACTCATGTTGCTAATACAGCTGAAATAGGTGTTTTTAAAATAATTAGTGAATCTGGTATTGCTTCAGGTATTCGCAGAATAGAAGCTATTGCCGGACAGGGAGTATTAAATTATTTAAATGAAAGAGAGTCTGTGGTAAAAAGGCTAACAAGCCTATTTAAGGCTCAATCTAATGAAGTTGTTGATCGTGTAATTGCTTTACAAACTGAAGTGAAAGCTTTAAATAAATTACTTATCAAAGCTCAAAATGATGTTATTGCTTCTAGAGCTTTAACATTAGTTGATCAAGTTATTTCGATTAGAAATAGTCAATATTTAATTAAACGTCTAGATGGTATGAAAGGTGATTCATTGCAATCGATGGCAACTCGTTTATTAGATCACTTAGGGAGCCAATCAGCTATATTGTTGGGAGGTACACCTGACCCGAAAGATAGTAAGAAAGTAATTTTAGTAGCTGCTTTTGGAAAAGATCTTATTGAAAAAGGATTACATGCTGGAAAGTTTCTTGCCCCAATAGCGAAGCTGTGTGGAGGAGGAGGAGGAGGTCGCCCTGATTTAGCTCAAGCTGGTGGACGAGATGCTAAGACATTAGATTCTGCTTTGGAATTCGCAAATAAGAAGTTAATTGAATTATTGAGTTAA
- the coaE gene encoding dephospho-CoA kinase (Dephospho-CoA kinase (CoaE) performs the final step in coenzyme A biosynthesis.), translating to MILRYFEKVSKLSASKRWNGVQRRIGITGGIASGKSTVAKFLVNSKNIPILDADLYSKELLGSGSYPTQKVINRYGNLVIQKENGLQVINRLELGKIIFSNKKERIWLENLLHPLVEEKIKKELTKHKSYQTIALIIPLLFEANLTYLCSEIWVVYCTLQEQYTRLIKRNNLTYNQAKERIESQFSLDYKKNLADKIINNHGTMDSLYKKTEELL from the coding sequence ATTATCCTGCGCTATTTTGAAAAAGTTTCCAAGCTATCAGCTTCAAAACGTTGGAATGGAGTTCAACGTCGTATTGGGATAACTGGCGGTATTGCTAGTGGTAAAAGTACTGTTGCAAAATTTTTAGTTAATTCTAAAAATATACCTATTTTAGATGCAGATCTTTACTCAAAAGAACTTTTAGGTTCAGGAAGTTATCCAACCCAAAAAGTGATCAACAGATATGGTAATCTAGTAATTCAAAAAGAAAATGGTTTACAGGTAATTAATAGATTAGAGCTTGGTAAAATTATTTTTTCTAATAAGAAGGAAAGAATCTGGCTTGAAAATTTATTACACCCTCTTGTCGAAGAGAAAATTAAAAAAGAACTAACAAAACACAAAAGTTATCAAACTATTGCATTGATTATACCATTACTTTTTGAAGCAAATCTCACATATTTATGTAGTGAAATATGGGTTGTATACTGTACTCTTCAAGAACAATATACTCGTTTAATTAAAAGGAATAACCTTACCTATAATCAAGCAAAAGAAAGAATTGAATCGCAATTTTCTTTAGACTATAAAAAAAATCTAGCTGATAAAATTATAAATAATCATGGTACGATGGATTCCTTATATAAAAAAACCGAAGAATTACTGTAA
- the gatB gene encoding Asp-tRNA(Asn)/Glu-tRNA(Gln) amidotransferase subunit GatB, with amino-acid sequence MTTVQADWEPVIGLETHVQLGTNSKIFTAASTNFGDEPNTHIDPVVCGLPGTLPVLNKKVLEYAVKAAMALNLKIAKHSKFDRKQYFYPDLPKNYQISQFDEPIAEDGWIEVEVAEKGKETYLKKIGIERLHMEEDAGKLVHGGSDRLAGSKYSLVDYNRAGVALAEIVSKPDLRSGREASEYASEIRRIVRYLGVSDGNMQEGSLRCDVNISVRRGPNAPFGTKVEIKNMNSFSAIQKACEYEIKRQIELYERGGTVYQETRLWDESKQLTKSMRSKEGSSDYRYFPDPDLGPIEVSVELKERWRDELPELPSAKRHRYAEDFGLSMYDSRVLTDDHQMARYFEIVVSAGSDSKQAANWITGDIAAYVKANKICFDDLIFTPNELAEMIKLIDEGKISGKIAKEILPELLANGGSPKVLVDEKGLGMISDPAILQEIIDELLTKHPKEVDSYRAGKTKLQGFFVGQLMKKTSGKADPKLANQILKKKLNG; translated from the coding sequence ATGACTACAGTGCAAGCTGATTGGGAACCAGTTATTGGATTAGAAACACATGTTCAATTAGGGACAAATAGCAAAATATTTACTGCAGCCTCGACAAATTTTGGTGATGAGCCGAATACACATATTGATCCTGTGGTATGTGGTCTGCCAGGAACACTTCCAGTTTTAAATAAAAAAGTTCTTGAATATGCTGTGAAGGCGGCTATGGCTTTAAATTTAAAAATAGCTAAACATTCGAAATTTGATAGAAAACAATACTTTTACCCTGATCTTCCAAAAAATTATCAAATTTCACAATTCGATGAACCAATAGCAGAGGATGGCTGGATAGAAGTAGAAGTAGCAGAAAAGGGGAAGGAAACTTATTTAAAGAAGATAGGAATTGAAAGATTACATATGGAAGAAGATGCTGGGAAATTAGTTCATGGAGGCAGTGACCGTTTAGCAGGTTCTAAATATTCTTTAGTTGATTACAATCGAGCTGGCGTTGCATTAGCTGAAATTGTTAGCAAGCCAGATTTACGCTCTGGCCGTGAAGCATCAGAGTATGCTTCTGAGATACGAAGGATAGTCCGATACTTAGGAGTATCGGATGGAAATATGCAGGAAGGTTCATTGAGGTGTGATGTCAATATTTCTGTTAGACGAGGACCTAATGCACCATTTGGGACAAAAGTTGAAATTAAAAATATGAATTCTTTTTCAGCTATTCAAAAAGCGTGTGAATACGAGATTAAACGTCAAATCGAGCTCTATGAAAGAGGAGGAACTGTATATCAAGAAACAAGATTGTGGGATGAGAGCAAGCAACTGACCAAAAGCATGCGATCTAAGGAAGGGAGTAGTGATTATAGATATTTCCCTGATCCTGATTTGGGACCAATTGAAGTAAGTGTTGAACTTAAGGAAAGATGGAGAGATGAGTTGCCAGAATTGCCTTCTGCCAAGCGTCATAGGTATGCAGAAGACTTTGGCCTGTCTATGTATGATTCACGTGTTTTAACTGATGATCATCAGATGGCTCGATATTTTGAAATTGTTGTTTCTGCAGGTTCTGATAGTAAGCAAGCTGCTAATTGGATTACAGGGGACATAGCAGCTTATGTAAAGGCAAACAAAATATGTTTTGATGATTTAATTTTTACTCCGAATGAATTAGCCGAAATGATTAAATTAATTGATGAGGGGAAAATAAGTGGAAAAATAGCCAAAGAAATCTTACCCGAACTACTTGCAAATGGAGGGTCCCCAAAAGTCTTGGTTGATGAGAAAGGGTTAGGAATGATTAGCGATCCAGCAATTTTGCAAGAAATAATTGATGAATTGTTAACTAAGCATCCAAAAGAGGTTGATTCTTATAGAGCAGGTAAAACAAAACTCCAAGGGTTTTTCGTTGGTCAGTTAATGAAGAAAACTAGTGGTAAGGCTGATCCCAAGTTGGCTAATCAAATTTTGAAAAAGAAATTAAACGGTTAA